The Paracholeplasma brassicae genome includes the window TGATTTTATTGACAGGGTTTTTAATTAGTGCATCAATAATCGTTTGGTTAAGCCCCGCCTTTGGTGGATCAAAGACGATAACATCCGCTTTTAACCCATCTGTTTTCAATGCATCTTCAACGGTTTGTTCAAGTATTTCTAAGTTCTTGATGTGATTTACCTCAATCGATTCTTTTGCGCTAATTACGGCGTCGTGATTAGATTCAATCGAAATCACTTTACTAGCGACATCACTAACGTATTGTCCGATTGAAGATACACCTGCGTAAGCATCAATAACAACGTCATTATTATCAACATTGGATTTGATGTAATCATACATTAAAATGGACGCTTCAAAATTGATTTGAAAAAATGCTTGTGGGTATAATTTAAACTTTAAGTGTTCAAATTTAACGTCTAGTGTTCGTTTTCCTTTTAAGAAAATATTTCTATTTCCTAAGTTTTTGGCTGAGTCTTCTTTAATATTTTGATAAATCGATGCTGATTCATAGTTTTCTAAGAAAAACTCTTTTTCTTTCCATTGTTTCTTAGAGGTAACAAAAATGGTAAGCACTTCAATCCCATTGGTCCTAAGAACGATGTGTTCTAAACTACGATCGGTTAATGTGACGGTAGAAAACAGTTTGTTTAATTGCTTGATTTTCTCATTTATCACTGGTAAAGCCAAAATGTCTTCATCAATTTGATTTAATTTGTGCGATTTATTTTCAAACACACCTAAGTTTAGGCGATCATTAAAAAATCGAACATGAAGTGTCACTTTATTTCGGTAGTTTGTTTCTTTACTTCCGGCTAACGTCTGATTCACTTTCACGTCAAGGTCGCTGATTTTTTTTATCGTTTCTTTAGTAATGCGTTCTTGCCATTTTAATTCCTCTTTTGGATTTAGATGATAGAGTGTTGCATTCGGGTATGTCAACGTCGAAAATCGATCAATTGAAGGTTCAATTATCGAAACAATCTCACCTTCACAATAGTTTTTTTTGACCTTTTTGATGCGGACAATCGCCTTCTCATCTTTAAGTAACTTGGGTACAAATACAAGTAAATCATTTAATTTACAAATGCCTTGTCCTTGATAGTCAAGTTCAAAAGCGGTTAATTCATAAGTGTTATTTTCAATCATTTATTTTTTCCTTTATAGAAGTAAGCCATGCCTGCCTCTGCTGTTTCTTTGTATTTTGGGTGCATATCTAAACCAGTTTGATACATGGTTTCTACTATCATATCGAATGATATTTTCCTCGTATCGCTTAAGAAATAAGATAACCCTGAGGCATTAATTGCACGAATCGCAGCCACTGCGTTTCGTTCAATACATGGAATTTGCACATAACCATCAATTGGATCACAGGTTAGCCCTAGATGGTGTTCCATTGCAACCTCGGCTGCGTATTCAATTTGGTCAATGGTTTGTCCTTCAACGTAAGCGTGTGCGCCAGCCGCCATGCTACATGCTGAACCTACCTCAGCTTGACAACCACCGACTGCCCCACTAATGGTGGCGTTGTGTTTAATCAGATTACCGATTAACCCCGCGACCGCTAGTGATTCAATTAGTTTTGATTCATTAACTTGCTCTACTTCTTTTAAAAAGTATAATACGGCTGGTAAAACACCTGAGGCCCCACACGTTGGTGCGGTTGTAATAATACCACCAGCGGCATTTTCTTCACTCGCAGCAAACGCGTAAGCAGAAACCAAACGATTTTGTTTAACCGAGTGACTTTCGGCTTCATTTCGTTTCTTGATTAACGTTGATGCTTTTCTCTTTACCTCTAAATCACCAGGTAAAACACCTTCAGTCACTAACCCTTTTTCGACTGTTTGTTTCATGGTTTGCCAGACAAAAGACAAAAACTCATCAATTTCAGGTCCTTCAACTTCCCTAACGTACTCATACAAACTGATTTCTTTTTCTTTTGCATAAGCGGCAATATCTAAAAATGTGTGATGCGGATAAATTGATTTATTTCTAGAAATCTCATTGCCATAAATAATATCACCACCACCCACACTTTTAACTTCGATTTCATCTAGTAAGTCGTCGTCT containing:
- the rlmD gene encoding 23S rRNA (uracil(1939)-C(5))-methyltransferase RlmD, which encodes MIENNTYELTAFELDYQGQGICKLNDLLVFVPKLLKDEKAIVRIKKVKKNYCEGEIVSIIEPSIDRFSTLTYPNATLYHLNPKEELKWQERITKETIKKISDLDVKVNQTLAGSKETNYRNKVTLHVRFFNDRLNLGVFENKSHKLNQIDEDILALPVINEKIKQLNKLFSTVTLTDRSLEHIVLRTNGIEVLTIFVTSKKQWKEKEFFLENYESASIYQNIKEDSAKNLGNRNIFLKGKRTLDVKFEHLKFKLYPQAFFQINFEASILMYDYIKSNVDNNDVVIDAYAGVSSIGQYVSDVASKVISIESNHDAVISAKESIEVNHIKNLEILEQTVEDALKTDGLKADVIVFDPPKAGLNQTIIDALIKNPVNKIIYASCDLKSLSRDLMYLKEVYEVESVQPVKMFYRTVENETVVVLKLK
- a CDS encoding L-serine ammonia-lyase, iron-sulfur-dependent, subunit alpha, with amino-acid sequence MQSIKHLFKVGHGPSSSHTMGPAFAAQDILDKYKQMTHVEVTLLNSLALTGKGHLTDYIIKQTLYPVPVTFLFHIDVSKHPNTMVFKVFKDDDLLDEIEVKSVGGGDIIYGNEISRNKSIYPHHTFLDIAAYAKEKEISLYEYVREVEGPEIDEFLSFVWQTMKQTVEKGLVTEGVLPGDLEVKRKASTLIKKRNEAESHSVKQNRLVSAYAFAASEENAAGGIITTAPTCGASGVLPAVLYFLKEVEQVNESKLIESLAVAGLIGNLIKHNATISGAVGGCQAEVGSACSMAAGAHAYVEGQTIDQIEYAAEVAMEHHLGLTCDPIDGYVQIPCIERNAVAAIRAINASGLSYFLSDTRKISFDMIVETMYQTGLDMHPKYKETAEAGMAYFYKGKNK